AGCGTGAGCAGCGCGGCCACGACACTTAACGAAAACCGCCTAACTTTCCCGCGTCTGCTCGACGCTGTGGTTAGGCTTGGAGGCTGAAATGACTGATATGAGCGCAAGAATTTTTGAAGAGCAGCCTTTCGGCAAGATTGCGCTGCAAAAGATCGGCAACGTGCCCGATAATTTCCGGCTGTACCACGCCGCATGGATGGGTGATGACCCGATAGCCAGTGACGTGATGCGCGTGACCGGCGCGGAGTTCCGTATGGCAAAACGAGGACCGGAGAAAGGGCTACTTTCCGTGATAGTGCCAAACACGAAGCGGACTGTGTACGTGACGGCGGCAGAAATGCGGCAGGTCATGGAAGCCTAACCACCAATCCACACCACACCCCGCCCCATTCCGGCGGGGATTTTTGTTTTCAGGAGGTACTATGCGAATCGAAACGATCATTAAGTGGGAGAATGACATGCTTCTGAAACGCGCTCGCGAGCGGCTGCAATCAGAGTTAGCGGAAATTTCAGGCATCTACACATTCAGCCGCCGCATTCGCGATATCGAACGCGCTGCAGTCAATCACACAGCCGACTTTATCGGCACGAGGAATTTAGGGGGTATCAGATGAAGAGTCGAAACATTGACATGCTCAGGGGATTTCTGTCGCTCGAAGGCTTGCCCGTCGAACGGGTCTGGCTGACCGAGGCCACGTACTACGCACGCATTTCTGGCAGCGTGTACCGCGTCAACCCGCGCACACTGGCGATTTACCCAGAAGCAAGGGGGATTGAATGAGCGGAATGTTTTTCCTTGCAGGCTTCGCTTGCGGCATCGGTGCGGTGCTGGCAATCGAGGCCTGTTTGTTTTTTATGCGCCTGTTCCGTGATGGAAGGGGATCTCTGAGATTGCCTGAGTGAAAGGGGGTTATATGCAACACACTATCCGAGTTTTCAAGAAAGATCACAACGGTAATCCGAAGGTGCTTGTAGACGTGATTAACACGGAGCAAGAATTGTGGCTTGCTTTAGAAGTAGCACAGAAAAACTACCCCGAAAGCCGCTATTACATCAAAGCCGAAAGCGTCAGAAACCAGTCCGATAAACAACAAAACCCCACCGGACGCCGCCAAGCATACCCAGTGGGGCAAACGCTACACCACACAGGAATAGCATGACAAACGTACCACAAAACACACTCCCCAATCCACCGCCGCGAGTGACGGAAATCCTGGCACCGTGGACAGACTTTTCCATGATACGCGAAAGCGTGCTGGAAGCTGCCTGCGAGCGCGGCACAGCAGTGCATGATATTTGTGCTGCTATCGCAATGGGATTTCCGCCCAAAAGTATCCCCGCAGAGCTTGCCGGATACGTCCGCAGTTTCCGGCAATGGTTCGACACCGCCGTGCAAACGATTCACGCCGTCGAGGAGCGGATGATCGACGACGCCCTTCAGTTTTCTGGCCAGCCTGATCTGATTGCCACCCTTTACGGCGACGAATGCAAAACCGTTATTGACTACAAAACAGCCGTGAGCCAATCGCGCACATGGCCGCTACAACTGGCCGCCTATTCGCACCTTGCAGTCCGCAATTATCAGACAGAGCGCCACCTTGTCGTACAGCTTAACCGCGAAGGACGACCCGCTCGCGTCACCGAATACCACCAGCAGCCACGCCACATGGCG
Above is a window of Chrysiogenes arsenatis DSM 11915 DNA encoding:
- a CDS encoding PD-(D/E)XK nuclease family protein, with the translated sequence MTNVPQNTLPNPPPRVTEILAPWTDFSMIRESVLEAACERGTAVHDICAAIAMGFPPKSIPAELAGYVRSFRQWFDTAVQTIHAVEERMIDDALQFSGQPDLIATLYGDECKTVIDYKTAVSQSRTWPLQLAAYSHLAVRNYQTERHLVVQLNREGRPARVTEYHQQPRHMAAFMNALALHHYFNPIKGALHV